One Brachyspira suanatina DNA segment encodes these proteins:
- a CDS encoding STAS domain-containing protein, translating into MIGISFESSYYLKDDSVIIISLYNNIYDEHLPQIKDLFSEFLIKDINNIILDLSDCLFIEKEIWEYLIELKKELSHKKGDLVLANMYGVVKNDYNIMELSNYLESFNNINNAFYNFGILNDIKSA; encoded by the coding sequence ATGATAGGTATTTCATTTGAAAGCAGCTATTATTTAAAAGATGATTCTGTTATCATTATATCTTTATACAATAATATATATGATGAACATCTTCCTCAAATAAAAGATTTATTCTCAGAATTTCTTATTAAAGATATAAACAATATTATATTAGATTTATCTGATTGTCTATTTATAGAAAAGGAAATATGGGAATATCTTATAGAATTAAAAAAAGAATTATCTCATAAAAAAGGAGATTTAGTTTTAGCAAATATGTATGGAGTTGTAAAAAATGATTATAATATTATGGAATTATCAAATTATTTAGAATCTTTTAATAATATAAATAATGCTTTTTATAATTTTGGCATATTAAACGATATTAAATCAGCTTAA
- the pnp gene encoding polyribonucleotide nucleotidyltransferase — MVTVKSVFCGEELILETGLLAKQAHGSVTLRLGNTTILATVVAAKEPNLESDFFPLTVNYNEKYYAGGKIPGGFFKREAKPRDKEILISRIIDRPLRPLFPEGFRNEVQIIPTVLSVDTDMPTDALALIASSAALTISWIPFGGPVAAVRIGYKNGEYIINPKNSELVTSELDIIVAGSKDAILMIEGEAKEVSEEVFIGAIELAHKEMQKYIDIQNEMASLCGTQKIEQELFEFDAELVKMVTEYGRDKIETANYNPDKTKRNESMDNAFNEIEEYIKTKVEDEKLISQVKGICHSIEEEIVREAIVEKCMRPDGRALDEIRPITTMTNLIPRVHGSALFTRGQTQCLSIVTLGSEKDAQLMDDIYGKENKTFMLHYNFPPFSVGEVGRYGAPGRREIGHGNLAERSFNAVLPPKDKFPYTIRVVAEILESNGSSSMATICASTMSLLSAGVPLNASVAGIAMGLATYKDGYKILTDIQGVEDHLGDMDFKVAGTRKGITAFQLDIKLTGISAQILKEALEQAKKARYFILDKIDATIANAGEISDFAPKYKTMDVNPEKIRVLIGPGGKNIKAIIEETGSDVEIQDIGVVNIFAPDTPTLDKTIKLINSYVKDPEVGEVYDGIVKDIKDFGAFVEILPGVEGLCHISELAYKHVMNVEEVLKIGDEVKVKILDVKGGKYSLSRKALLEKPADYVEEEYTKKEKKHGKKRF; from the coding sequence ATGGTAACAGTTAAAAGTGTATTTTGTGGAGAGGAGTTAATTTTAGAAACCGGACTTTTAGCTAAACAGGCTCATGGTTCTGTAACTTTGAGACTTGGCAATACAACTATATTGGCAACTGTTGTAGCAGCTAAAGAGCCTAATTTAGAATCTGACTTTTTCCCTTTGACAGTAAATTATAATGAAAAATATTATGCAGGCGGTAAAATTCCTGGTGGTTTCTTCAAAAGAGAGGCAAAGCCTAGAGATAAAGAAATACTTATATCACGTATAATAGATAGACCTTTAAGACCTCTTTTCCCTGAAGGTTTCAGAAATGAAGTTCAAATAATACCTACAGTACTTTCTGTAGATACTGATATGCCTACAGATGCTTTAGCTTTAATAGCTTCATCTGCAGCACTTACAATCTCTTGGATACCTTTCGGAGGACCAGTGGCAGCTGTAAGAATAGGTTATAAAAACGGTGAATATATAATAAACCCTAAAAATAGCGAACTTGTTACTAGCGAATTAGATATTATTGTTGCTGGAAGTAAAGATGCTATTTTAATGATTGAAGGTGAAGCAAAAGAAGTTTCTGAAGAGGTATTCATCGGAGCTATAGAATTAGCACATAAAGAAATGCAAAAATATATTGATATTCAAAATGAAATGGCTAGTCTATGCGGAACTCAAAAAATAGAACAGGAATTGTTTGAATTTGATGCTGAATTAGTAAAAATGGTTACCGAATACGGCAGAGATAAAATAGAAACTGCTAATTACAATCCTGACAAAACCAAAAGAAATGAAAGTATGGATAATGCTTTTAACGAAATAGAAGAATATATCAAAACTAAAGTAGAAGACGAGAAGTTAATATCTCAAGTTAAAGGTATTTGCCATTCTATAGAAGAAGAAATAGTTAGAGAGGCTATAGTAGAAAAATGTATGCGTCCTGACGGAAGAGCATTAGATGAAATTCGTCCTATAACTACTATGACAAATCTTATTCCTAGAGTACATGGTTCTGCCCTTTTCACTAGAGGACAAACTCAATGTTTATCTATAGTTACATTAGGAAGTGAGAAAGATGCTCAATTAATGGACGATATATACGGCAAAGAAAATAAAACATTCATGCTTCACTATAATTTCCCTCCATTCTCTGTAGGAGAAGTTGGAAGATATGGTGCTCCTGGAAGAAGAGAAATAGGACATGGTAATTTAGCTGAAAGATCTTTCAATGCTGTACTTCCTCCAAAAGATAAATTCCCATACACTATAAGAGTAGTTGCTGAAATATTAGAAAGTAATGGTTCTTCATCAATGGCTACAATATGTGCCTCTACTATGTCATTACTTTCAGCAGGTGTTCCTCTTAATGCTAGCGTTGCAGGTATTGCTATGGGACTTGCTACATACAAAGACGGCTATAAAATACTTACAGATATACAAGGTGTAGAAGATCACTTAGGGGATATGGATTTCAAAGTGGCAGGAACTCGTAAAGGTATTACTGCTTTCCAATTGGATATTAAACTTACAGGAATCTCTGCTCAAATATTAAAAGAAGCATTAGAGCAGGCTAAAAAAGCAAGATATTTTATACTTGATAAAATAGATGCTACTATAGCTAATGCAGGAGAGATTTCTGATTTTGCTCCTAAATACAAAACTATGGATGTTAATCCTGAAAAAATAAGAGTATTAATAGGACCTGGCGGAAAAAATATAAAAGCTATAATAGAAGAAACTGGAAGCGATGTAGAAATACAAGATATCGGTGTAGTTAATATATTTGCTCCTGACACTCCTACTCTAGATAAAACTATAAAACTTATCAACTCTTATGTTAAAGACCCTGAAGTCGGTGAAGTTTATGACGGAATAGTTAAAGACATCAAAGATTTCGGTGCTTTCGTTGAGATACTTCCTGGAGTAGAAGGACTTTGTCATATATCTGAACTTGCTTATAAACATGTTATGAATGTTGAGGAAGTTCTAAAAATCGGCGATGAAGTGAAAGTAAAAATATTAGATGTTAAGGGCGGTAAATATTCTTTAAGCAGAAAAGCATTGCTTGAAAAACCTGCTGATTATGTTGAAGAAGAGTACACTAAAAAAGAAAAAAAACATGGTAAAAAAAGATTCTAA
- a CDS encoding aromatic ring-hydroxylating oxygenase subunit alpha, whose protein sequence is MIYNMWYAVLDSKEVKRNKPLFAKRLNKNLVFWRDSSNNICCIDDKCCHRGASLSHGKICGNNITCPFHGFQFDKTGKTVMIPANGKNTEVNKNFFVEGYEVRELYGFIWLWYGDKDKINDKIMFPDDLKDKKFSYSTIRDEWHNHYTRCIENQLDVVHIAFVHYNTIGKGNKTVVNGPLVELDEDNNILKFYVNNVIDSGQKALRESEMKKEDFKYFLYFYFPNTWQNYIFEKMRVFGVFAPVDDENTVIYMRFYQKIVNIPFIKSIVNLIGKKYSDVVLKQDKNVVKTQSSKESYLGMKEEKLIPGDKPIIIYRSTRDKLKKLND, encoded by the coding sequence ATGATATATAATATGTGGTATGCTGTACTAGATTCTAAAGAAGTGAAAAGAAATAAACCTCTTTTTGCTAAAAGATTAAACAAAAATCTTGTATTTTGGAGAGATTCAAGCAATAATATATGCTGTATAGATGATAAATGCTGTCATAGAGGGGCTTCATTATCTCATGGAAAAATTTGCGGTAATAATATAACATGCCCATTTCATGGGTTTCAATTTGATAAAACAGGAAAAACAGTAATGATTCCTGCTAATGGAAAGAATACTGAAGTTAATAAAAATTTCTTTGTTGAAGGTTATGAAGTTAGAGAATTATACGGATTTATATGGTTATGGTATGGAGATAAAGATAAGATCAATGATAAAATAATGTTTCCAGATGATTTGAAAGATAAAAAATTCTCCTACTCTACCATAAGAGATGAATGGCATAATCATTATACAAGATGTATAGAAAATCAGCTTGATGTAGTTCATATTGCTTTTGTTCATTATAATACTATAGGAAAAGGAAATAAAACCGTAGTTAATGGCCCTTTAGTAGAGTTAGATGAAGATAATAATATATTAAAATTCTATGTAAATAATGTAATTGACAGCGGACAAAAAGCATTAAGAGAATCTGAAATGAAAAAAGAAGATTTTAAATACTTTTTATATTTTTATTTTCCAAATACTTGGCAGAATTACATATTTGAAAAGATGCGTGTGTTTGGAGTATTCGCTCCTGTTGATGATGAAAATACAGTTATATATATGAGATTCTATCAGAAAATAGTAAATATTCCTTTTATAAAATCTATAGTAAACCTTATAGGAAAAAAATATTCGGATGTTGTATTAAAACAGGATAAGAATGTAGTAAAAACACAAAGCAGTAAAGAATCTTATTTAGGTATGAAAGAAGAAAAACTAATACCGGGCGACAAACCTATCATAATATATAGAAGCACTAGGGATAAATTAAAAAAATTAAATGATTGA
- a CDS encoding DUF2262 domain-containing protein, whose amino-acid sequence MKDKIIKDFYENDYFSYESDCDLWNDEKISLLIDFGEVSNKSEMLMKYIDKINEILKWIDEHKKNVTDFLIEKQCLELAEEWVSTCEAIDENTYKNQSGELITIPIKEDDFFNAIYI is encoded by the coding sequence ATGAAGGATAAGATTATAAAAGATTTTTATGAAAATGATTACTTTTCTTATGAATCTGATTGCGATTTATGGAATGACGAAAAAATATCATTATTAATAGATTTCGGTGAAGTGTCAAACAAATCTGAAATGCTTATGAAATATATAGATAAAATTAATGAAATATTAAAATGGATTGATGAACATAAAAAAAATGTTACTGACTTTCTTATAGAAAAACAATGTTTAGAATTGGCAGAAGAATGGGTAAGTACTTGCGAAGCAATAGATGAAAATACATACAAAAATCAATCCGGAGAATTAATCACTATTCCTATAAAAGAAGATGATTTTTTTAATGCTATATATATATAG
- the rpsO gene encoding 30S ribosomal protein S15 — translation MSITADEKAKIIKEFGKNEKDTGSTEVQVALLTNRITYLKGHFQTHTKDNHSRMGLLKMVAKRRKLLNYLRKTDIEAYKNLIQRLKLRK, via the coding sequence ATGTCTATCACAGCAGACGAAAAAGCAAAAATAATAAAAGAATTTGGTAAAAATGAAAAGGATACAGGCTCTACAGAAGTACAAGTAGCACTTTTAACTAATCGTATAACTTATTTAAAAGGTCACTTTCAAACTCATACTAAAGATAATCATTCAAGAATGGGACTTCTTAAAATGGTTGCTAAAAGAAGAAAACTTCTTAACTATTTAAGAAAAACTGATATAGAAGCTTATAAAAATCTTATACAAAGATTAAAATTAAGAAAATAA
- a CDS encoding AAA family ATPase, with the protein MNNIIITISRQYGSGGRNIGKLIANKLNINFYDKEFVEIVAKRTGINKQYLENMEEKFTNDNLFFSAFHKEHFSSPFSGQIKYSTLDKMFEIQSEVIKDIANKGSCVIIGRCANFILKKTEHKCFNVFVHAPDKNRIERITKEYGVKIEDAETQLINTDKYRSNYYKYYTGMEWGNMINYNLTIDSGSFNDENICNIIIEAAKKRI; encoded by the coding sequence ATGAATAACATTATTATAACTATAAGCAGACAATATGGAAGCGGTGGAAGAAATATAGGAAAATTAATAGCAAACAAATTAAATATCAACTTTTATGATAAAGAATTTGTAGAAATAGTAGCAAAAAGAACCGGTATTAATAAACAGTATTTAGAAAATATGGAAGAAAAATTCACTAATGACAATCTTTTTTTTAGTGCATTTCATAAAGAACATTTTTCAAGCCCTTTCTCAGGACAAATAAAATACTCCACTTTAGATAAAATGTTTGAAATTCAAAGTGAAGTTATAAAAGATATAGCAAACAAAGGAAGCTGTGTAATAATAGGAAGATGTGCTAATTTTATTCTTAAAAAGACAGAACATAAATGCTTTAATGTATTTGTACATGCCCCAGATAAAAACAGAATAGAAAGAATTACAAAAGAATATGGTGTAAAAATAGAGGATGCAGAAACCCAGTTAATAAATACTGATAAATACAGATCGAATTACTACAAATACTACACAGGCATGGAATGGGGAAACATGATCAATTATAATCTTACTATAGATAGCGGATCTTTTAATGATGAAAATATATGCAATATTATTATAGAAGCTGCTAAAAAAAGAATATAA
- the ychF gene encoding redox-regulated ATPase YchF yields MALSIGIVGLPNVGKSTLFNALTNAHAEAANYPFCTIDKNEATAIIKDERVDKLAALFKSKKKVYNTTTFVDIAGLVKGASKGEGLGNKFLSHIREVNAVLHVVRVFEDGNITHIGEVDPLRDLDIILTELMLADIETINARMEKQKKAAKGAKVKAAEEEVALLEKILPELNNFKPVFSLDLTDTEKEILRPLFLLTAKSMMIGANLSENELANPEKNSNYLTLQKYANERNIELIPFSAKIEADLQDLDEEERLSYLEDLGVKESGVARLTKAGHRLLKLLTFLTSGEDETRAWTVREGAYAPEAAGVIHSDFERGFISAEVINCDKLLELGSFVKAKEAGAIRLEGKQYLMQEGDVVTFRFNV; encoded by the coding sequence ATGGCTTTATCTATAGGAATAGTAGGACTTCCAAATGTTGGAAAATCTACACTTTTTAATGCTCTAACTAATGCTCATGCAGAGGCGGCTAATTACCCATTTTGTACTATAGATAAAAATGAAGCAACTGCTATAATAAAAGATGAAAGAGTTGATAAATTAGCAGCACTTTTCAAATCAAAAAAGAAAGTTTATAATACAACTACATTTGTAGATATTGCAGGACTTGTAAAAGGCGCTTCAAAAGGTGAGGGATTAGGTAATAAATTTCTTTCTCATATCAGAGAAGTTAATGCAGTTTTACATGTTGTAAGAGTATTTGAAGATGGAAATATCACTCATATAGGAGAAGTTGATCCTTTAAGGGATTTAGATATTATTTTAACAGAGCTTATGCTTGCAGATATTGAAACTATTAATGCAAGAATGGAAAAGCAGAAAAAAGCAGCAAAAGGTGCTAAAGTAAAAGCTGCTGAAGAAGAAGTGGCATTACTTGAAAAAATACTTCCTGAATTGAATAATTTTAAGCCGGTATTCAGTCTTGATTTAACAGATACAGAAAAAGAAATATTAAGACCTTTATTCTTATTAACAGCAAAAAGTATGATGATAGGTGCTAATTTATCAGAAAATGAACTTGCTAATCCAGAAAAAAATTCTAATTATTTAACATTACAAAAATATGCAAATGAAAGAAACATTGAATTAATACCTTTCAGTGCCAAAATAGAAGCAGATTTGCAGGATTTAGATGAAGAAGAAAGATTAAGCTATTTAGAAGATTTGGGAGTAAAAGAATCAGGAGTGGCAAGACTTACAAAAGCAGGACATAGATTATTAAAACTTTTAACATTCCTAACTTCAGGAGAAGATGAAACAAGGGCTTGGACAGTTAGAGAAGGTGCTTATGCTCCAGAGGCTGCCGGAGTTATACATAGCGATTTTGAAAGAGGGTTCATCAGTGCTGAAGTTATAAATTGTGATAAACTTTTAGAGCTTGGAAGTTTTGTTAAAGCTAAAGAGGCCGGTGCTATAAGACTTGAGGGTAAACAGTATCTTATGCAGGAAGGCGATGTTGTAACATTCAGATTTAATGTATGA
- a CDS encoding bifunctional riboflavin kinase/FAD synthetase has product MNRIIYDFCKLPIKKDSIVTIGKFDSVHRGHQKLIKYTVDYANKNNLISIAIVIKKKNVSIYNTEDNNTLIKSMGINYIIVIDFLPEFYTMEAKEFFDKLIEYYRMKHIAVGTDFAFGKDRMGDSEFLNKYSKECGIGVSFINFLNYKKDKISSSNIREALSNGDVVSVNKMLGREYSMSGLVVHGNALGRKIGYPTANLEIPKNIFIPKMGVYSSTIKIGNSDTIYKALTFIGISNINKELRVESHILDFSKMIYGKKITVVLLKYIRDNIKVNSIDEVKKLLENDEKKIRKYFKRRTKQCLSQQTKKQK; this is encoded by the coding sequence ATGAATCGAATTATATATGATTTTTGTAAACTTCCTATAAAAAAAGATAGTATAGTAACTATAGGAAAATTTGATAGCGTACATAGAGGACATCAAAAACTAATTAAATACACTGTTGATTATGCTAATAAAAACAATCTTATATCAATAGCAATAGTTATCAAAAAGAAAAATGTATCAATATATAATACCGAAGATAATAACACTTTAATAAAGTCTATGGGTATTAATTACATAATTGTTATTGACTTTTTACCAGAATTTTATACAATGGAAGCTAAAGAGTTCTTTGATAAACTCATAGAATATTATCGCATGAAACATATTGCTGTAGGAACTGATTTTGCATTCGGTAAAGATAGAATGGGAGACAGTGAATTCTTAAATAAATATTCAAAAGAATGTGGTATTGGAGTAAGTTTTATAAATTTTTTAAATTATAAAAAAGATAAAATATCAAGCTCTAATATCAGAGAAGCCCTTTCAAACGGTGATGTTGTTAGTGTTAATAAAATGCTTGGAAGAGAATATTCTATGAGCGGATTAGTAGTTCATGGTAACGCTTTAGGAAGAAAAATAGGATACCCTACTGCTAATTTAGAAATACCTAAAAATATTTTTATACCTAAAATGGGTGTATATAGTTCCACAATAAAAATAGGTAATTCTGATACTATATATAAAGCTCTTACTTTTATAGGTATTAGCAATATCAATAAAGAACTAAGAGTAGAAAGCCATATATTAGATTTTTCTAAAATGATATACGGCAAAAAAATAACTGTTGTATTACTCAAATATATTAGAGATAATATAAAAGTTAATTCTATAGACGAAGTAAAAAAATTATTAGAAAATGATGAAAAAAAGATAAGAAAATATTTCAAAAGGAGAACAAAACAATGTCTATCACAGCAGACGAAAAAGCAAAAATAA
- a CDS encoding rubrerythrin family protein: MAAKTLEEVLYQIFQGESNAANRYSSFGKASSNKAIQKVFSTTSLAEKIHAEKMRKLALRSGLDMSKFVPQLNPVEPLSDKENLEAGIKGEVYESTILYPQLAQVAIEQKNKLASDTVNSLGKVETEHAKLFQDIIDNFLNKDGDVTFYLCPSCGNIYRDKAPETCETCGGSGKMFQKY; the protein is encoded by the coding sequence ATGGCTGCTAAAACATTAGAAGAAGTTTTATATCAAATATTTCAAGGCGAATCAAACGCTGCAAATAGATATAGTTCATTTGGTAAAGCATCTAGCAATAAAGCTATTCAAAAAGTTTTTTCAACAACATCATTGGCAGAGAAAATTCATGCCGAAAAAATGAGAAAATTAGCTCTAAGAAGCGGATTAGATATGAGTAAATTCGTTCCTCAGCTTAATCCTGTAGAACCTTTAAGCGATAAAGAAAATTTAGAGGCAGGTATAAAAGGTGAGGTTTATGAATCTACTATACTTTATCCTCAGTTAGCACAGGTTGCAATAGAGCAGAAAAATAAATTAGCTAGCGATACAGTAAATTCTTTAGGTAAAGTTGAAACAGAACATGCTAAACTTTTCCAAGATATTATAGATAATTTCTTAAATAAAGACGGAGATGTTACTTTCTATCTTTGCCCTAGCTGCGGTAATATTTATAGAGATAAAGCACCTGAAACTTGTGAAACTTGCGGCGGTTCAGGAAAAATGTTCCAAAAATATTAA
- the rny gene encoding ribonuclease Y — protein sequence MNPVIIITSVVVAFVFGYTTRFIIAKIKLNSTEIITHKLLQSAREQAENERKTILSEANSEIQKERNRLESENRDRKAEIQKLENRVLQREANIDKKSQYLENKEHNIENKMKKIKEQEDKLTSVIQEAEKELERIAGLTREEAKADLIRSIEEDAKKSATKIVDNIEKNAIETGEKKAREIIVQTIQRLSSEVAQETSVTSVSLPSEEMKGRIIGREGRNIRMLETLTGVDIIIDDTPEAVVISCFDPVRKHIAKVSLEKLILDGRIHPARIEEVVERTKREVEDSIMEAGENAIVDLNLTTMHHELIRHMGRLQYRTSYGQNMLFHSKEVANIAAMIAAEIGANVEMAKRSAFLHDIGKAIETEGEGSHAMSGADLAKRCGEKEEVVNAIRAHHNDVDTQTVEAVIVKAADAISAARPGARRESFESYIKRLDNLEKIADSIEGVEKSFAIQAGRELRVMAKSDIVDDIQAKQIARDIAKRIEDELKYPGIIRVTVIRETRAVEVAR from the coding sequence ATGAATCCAGTAATAATTATCACCTCTGTTGTAGTTGCGTTTGTTTTTGGATATACAACCCGTTTTATTATAGCTAAAATCAAGCTTAATTCTACGGAAATAATAACACATAAACTGCTCCAAAGTGCAAGAGAGCAAGCAGAAAATGAGAGAAAGACTATACTTTCTGAAGCTAATTCTGAAATACAGAAAGAACGTAATAGATTAGAAAGCGAAAATAGAGATAGAAAAGCTGAAATTCAGAAATTAGAAAATAGAGTGCTACAACGAGAGGCTAATATTGATAAAAAGTCTCAATATTTGGAAAATAAAGAGCATAATATTGAGAATAAAATGAAAAAAATAAAAGAACAGGAGGATAAATTAACTTCTGTTATACAAGAAGCTGAAAAAGAACTTGAGAGAATAGCAGGACTTACTAGAGAAGAAGCTAAGGCAGATTTGATTAGGAGTATAGAAGAAGATGCTAAAAAATCTGCTACTAAAATAGTTGATAATATAGAAAAAAATGCTATAGAAACAGGAGAGAAAAAGGCTAGGGAAATAATAGTACAAACTATACAAAGACTTTCTAGTGAAGTGGCTCAGGAAACTTCTGTAACATCTGTATCTTTACCTAGTGAGGAAATGAAAGGAAGAATCATAGGAAGAGAGGGTAGAAATATCAGAATGCTTGAGACGCTTACTGGTGTTGATATTATTATAGATGATACTCCTGAAGCTGTTGTAATATCCTGTTTTGATCCTGTTAGAAAACATATAGCTAAAGTTTCATTAGAAAAGCTTATCTTAGATGGAAGAATTCACCCTGCTAGAATAGAAGAAGTTGTTGAGAGAACTAAAAGAGAAGTTGAAGATTCTATAATGGAAGCTGGTGAAAATGCTATTGTAGATTTGAATCTTACTACTATGCATCATGAATTAATCAGGCATATGGGAAGACTTCAGTACAGAACAAGTTATGGACAAAATATGCTTTTCCATAGCAAAGAGGTTGCTAATATTGCCGCTATGATAGCTGCTGAAATAGGGGCTAATGTAGAAATGGCTAAGAGAAGTGCTTTTTTGCATGATATTGGTAAAGCTATAGAAACAGAAGGCGAAGGTTCTCATGCTATGAGCGGTGCCGATTTAGCTAAAAGATGCGGAGAAAAAGAAGAAGTAGTTAATGCTATAAGAGCACATCATAATGATGTTGATACTCAAACAGTTGAAGCTGTAATAGTAAAGGCTGCCGATGCTATTAGTGCGGCAAGACCTGGAGCAAGAAGAGAATCTTTTGAAAGTTATATAAAACGTTTAGATAATTTAGAAAAGATTGCTGATAGTATAGAGGGTGTTGAAAAATCATTTGCTATACAGGCCGGCCGTGAACTTAGAGTTATGGCTAAAAGTGATATTGTAGATGATATTCAGGCTAAGCAAATAGCAAGAGACATTGCTAAGAGAATAGAAGATGAATTGAAATACCCAGGTATAATTAGAGTTACTGTTATTAGAGAAACTAGAGCAGTTGAAGTTGCAAGGTAA
- a CDS encoding chloride channel protein: protein MKINFEIKYIKLFTLSACIGAVVGFIVSIYRIILYKLSVNVFYVSNFIFEKWYYPILLFIFLISMGCLIGYILIHYPRIRGAGVPQIKYYISLHEPKNIFLEILFKLFGSMISFASGISLGRAGPSMHVGMLVGLFFHKYFSKLAKYRRYLLVSGACAGMTATFSAPFTGIAFSFEELGEHKNHIVFVCIVFSSIASILVIEHIVGQGFILNFNLPKILEVRHYISLLPFGIICGILASILNYLMNFFSKMYQKINNDIIRPVPAFLLAGLMIMFFPYVLGSGDLLIGSIVKDKFSVSMLFILIFMKLFYTSVCATSGAVGGIFFPTFILGASIGSLYDIFLVKYFPDYAVYGDLFILLGITSLMSGITRTPIMVCILILEISNSISNFSALVIVAIISYMVAKVLGVTSIYDHND from the coding sequence ATGAAGATAAATTTTGAAATTAAATATATAAAGCTTTTTACATTATCTGCTTGTATAGGGGCAGTAGTTGGGTTTATAGTTTCTATATATAGGATTATATTATATAAATTAAGCGTTAATGTCTTTTATGTATCAAACTTTATATTTGAAAAATGGTATTATCCTATTTTACTTTTTATATTTCTTATAAGTATGGGATGTTTAATAGGTTATATACTTATACATTATCCGCGAATAAGAGGGGCAGGAGTTCCTCAGATAAAATATTATATATCTTTGCATGAACCTAAAAATATATTTTTGGAAATTTTATTTAAACTTTTCGGAAGTATGATTTCATTTGCAAGCGGTATTTCTTTAGGAAGAGCAGGCCCTTCAATGCATGTGGGTATGCTTGTAGGATTATTTTTTCATAAATACTTTTCTAAATTAGCTAAGTATAGAAGATATTTACTTGTTTCCGGTGCTTGTGCCGGAATGACGGCTACTTTCAGTGCTCCTTTTACTGGCATTGCTTTTTCTTTTGAGGAGCTTGGAGAGCATAAAAATCATATAGTTTTTGTATGTATAGTTTTTTCTTCCATAGCTTCAATACTTGTAATAGAGCATATTGTAGGTCAGGGATTTATACTTAATTTTAATCTTCCTAAGATACTTGAAGTAAGACATTATATATCTTTACTTCCTTTTGGTATAATATGCGGCATACTTGCTTCTATATTAAATTATCTTATGAATTTCTTTTCTAAGATGTATCAAAAGATTAATAATGATATAATTCGTCCTGTGCCTGCATTCTTGCTTGCTGGTTTAATGATAATGTTTTTCCCTTATGTACTTGGAAGCGGTGATTTGCTTATAGGAAGTATAGTAAAAGATAAGTTTTCTGTATCTATGCTTTTTATATTAATATTTATGAAATTATTTTATACTTCTGTATGTGCTACTTCTGGGGCAGTTGGAGGAATATTCTTTCCTACATTTATATTAGGTGCTTCAATAGGTTCTTTATATGATATATTCTTAGTTAAATATTTTCCGGATTATGCAGTATATGGAGATTTGTTTATACTTCTTGGAATAACTTCTCTTATGTCAGGAATTACAAGAACACCTATAATGGTATGTATATTGATACTTGAAATATCCAACTCTATTTCTAATTTCTCGGCTCTAGTTATAGTGGCGATAATATCGTATATGGTTGCTAAAGTATTGGGAGTAACTTCTATATACGATCATAATGATTAA